Proteins from a genomic interval of Desulfomonilaceae bacterium:
- a CDS encoding carbamoyltransferase, translating into MNILGLSAYYHDSAACLVQDGVILAAAQQERFSRIKHDHRFPYDSIDYCLKHAKIEIKDVDYVVFYDKPFIKFERLLETYLAFAPRGWASFLMAMPLWLKQKLHLPSLIKKSLGYEGTLLFPEHHESHAASAFFPSPYNRAAFLTMDGVGEWTTTSFGVGVGNKLTIDYELKFPHSLGLLYSAFTYFTGFKVNSGEYKVMGLAPYGEPKYVDLILKELIDIKEDGSFKLNMDYFTYPYGLTMTGSAFERLFGGPARTPESKLTQREMDIAKSVQVVTEEVMLRTASHIHKITGEKYLCMAGGVALNCVGNGRILRESPFEDIWIQPASGDAGGALGAALFVWYNLLGAERKTDNAHDAQYGSYLGPEFPDEDVKRFLDDRGYPYQFMGNGSSPDRVADLIAEGKVIGWFNGRMEFGPRALGARSIIGDPRNPKMQSQMNLKIKYRESFRPFAPSVLMEKVQDFFDLDRPSPYMLLVADVNKKIRRHMTDQQEKLWGIDKLNVSRSDIPAVTHVDYSARIQTVHQETNPDYHKMISKFFEKTGCPVIVNTSFNVRGEPIVMSPEHAYLCFMRTEMDYLVLGSYLLDKKAQPPLKDDTNWRTQYELD; encoded by the coding sequence ATGAATATTCTCGGCTTATCCGCATACTATCATGATAGCGCTGCGTGTCTGGTTCAAGATGGAGTTATACTGGCGGCCGCTCAGCAAGAGCGGTTTTCCAGAATTAAACACGATCATCGTTTTCCTTATGACTCGATCGATTACTGCCTAAAACACGCTAAGATAGAAATAAAAGACGTGGATTATGTGGTCTTTTACGACAAACCTTTTATCAAGTTTGAAAGGCTCTTGGAAACCTACCTTGCCTTTGCGCCGAGAGGTTGGGCATCTTTTCTTATGGCTATGCCTCTATGGCTCAAACAGAAACTCCATTTACCATCTTTGATCAAAAAAAGTCTGGGGTATGAGGGGACGCTACTTTTTCCTGAGCATCACGAATCACACGCTGCCAGCGCTTTTTTCCCTTCCCCTTACAATAGAGCCGCTTTCCTGACAATGGATGGAGTAGGGGAGTGGACTACAACTAGCTTTGGCGTAGGGGTAGGCAACAAACTCACAATCGATTATGAACTAAAGTTCCCTCATTCTTTAGGACTGCTTTATTCCGCCTTCACCTATTTCACCGGGTTCAAGGTCAATTCGGGAGAGTACAAAGTCATGGGGTTAGCGCCCTATGGAGAACCCAAATACGTGGATTTGATTCTTAAGGAACTCATTGACATAAAAGAAGATGGATCATTCAAGCTCAACATGGATTATTTCACCTATCCGTATGGACTCACGATGACCGGTTCAGCTTTCGAAAGACTGTTTGGCGGTCCGGCTAGAACGCCTGAAAGCAAGCTCACTCAGAGAGAAATGGATATAGCGAAATCCGTTCAAGTTGTAACGGAAGAAGTGATGCTTCGTACCGCGAGCCACATCCACAAAATTACCGGGGAAAAGTATTTGTGCATGGCGGGAGGGGTTGCTCTCAATTGCGTGGGAAATGGCAGAATTTTACGTGAGAGCCCTTTTGAAGACATTTGGATTCAACCAGCCTCTGGTGACGCAGGAGGCGCCTTAGGCGCAGCGCTTTTTGTTTGGTACAATCTGTTGGGCGCTGAAAGGAAAACTGATAACGCTCATGACGCCCAGTACGGATCCTATCTTGGTCCGGAATTTCCCGACGAAGACGTAAAAAGATTTCTCGATGATAGAGGTTATCCTTATCAATTCATGGGGAACGGAAGTTCACCTGACAGGGTGGCTGATCTCATCGCCGAAGGTAAGGTGATAGGATGGTTTAACGGTCGGATGGAATTCGGCCCTAGAGCTTTGGGCGCCAGATCCATAATTGGAGACCCCCGGAATCCTAAGATGCAGAGTCAAATGAACCTTAAAATCAAGTATCGGGAGAGCTTTAGGCCTTTCGCTCCTTCAGTACTCATGGAGAAAGTCCAGGATTTTTTCGACCTCGACAGACCGTCCCCCTACATGTTGTTGGTAGCTGATGTAAATAAGAAGATTCGTCGGCATATGACGGATCAACAGGAAAAACTGTGGGGAATTGATAAATTGAATGTTTCAAGATCTGATATTCCAGCGGTGACACACGTCGATTATTCAGCCAGGATTCAAACGGTGCACCAGGAGACCAACCCTGACTATCACAAGATGATTTCCAAATTTTTTGAAAAAACCGGATGTCCTGTAATTGTAAACACGTCATTCAACGTACGCGGTGAACCCATTGTTATGAGCCCTGAACATGCGTATCTATGCTTTATGAGGACGGAAATGGATTATCTGGTTCTAGGTTCTTATCTTCTGGACAAGAAAGCGCAGCCACCCTTGAAAGATGATACCAACTGGAGAACTCAATATGAGCTTGATTAA
- a CDS encoding discoidin domain-containing protein, whose translation MVRKDAIHPVTHYDYDFTPGACVEYNILKGNRYEYANNAGFRDPRDIEVDKPADEFRIFLTGGSTAFGLGPIGEAAPAMNYYGIEFRETISHYMEAILNSTPLIEGKKIKVYNTAVWGHAFQHLLVRYPVKLRRYQPDMVISLDGANELPLISKLEKDWNYFHEGQYNNILRDMCSYSAGGLSSYLTLWLKNNTYLMTYLWAGQDLFQEINVKTPSHRGVADSKKDFKESEDEQGLSVEESSRYLDRNVGVVVKTVEDYSSLLQNDGVAHILALQPWFYLTNKPINEKEKIITEMEGYRQYYGVPSDKVYKLLIEKLVESAQKKGYFLIDFSQYFDDVSEWVFTDWCHLTAGANYLLAKELCDVVKERFLGKPLGPGDSTENKDSFFWDLVAGSEVLSAPPSANPMSGPQNFQRGYPGEALYVSSKLDENLKPEIVLDFQQTYNISRLRIVWGDERSTPEEWLIEVSEDNNNWKHFCSGSNKDTDNYSRWPGFEYYGSEPVQARFVRYRQIKMSEPVIKLRTWNLFR comes from the coding sequence ATGGTTCGTAAAGACGCAATACACCCAGTCACGCACTATGACTATGATTTTACGCCCGGGGCGTGTGTGGAATACAATATTCTCAAGGGCAACCGCTATGAGTACGCCAACAATGCGGGCTTTCGTGATCCTCGAGACATCGAGGTCGACAAACCGGCTGATGAGTTCAGAATTTTTCTCACTGGAGGATCTACGGCTTTCGGGCTGGGGCCCATTGGAGAGGCTGCGCCGGCGATGAACTATTACGGGATAGAATTTAGAGAAACTATTTCCCATTACATGGAAGCGATTCTCAATTCCACTCCTTTAATTGAAGGCAAAAAAATAAAGGTCTATAACACCGCTGTTTGGGGTCATGCGTTTCAACACCTTCTGGTAAGATACCCTGTGAAACTTAGGCGTTATCAGCCGGACATGGTGATCTCGTTAGATGGCGCCAATGAACTTCCGCTTATCAGTAAACTTGAAAAAGACTGGAACTACTTTCACGAAGGACAGTACAATAACATCTTGAGAGACATGTGTTCGTACAGCGCAGGAGGCCTCTCCTCCTATCTGACACTGTGGCTAAAGAACAACACATATTTGATGACCTATCTTTGGGCGGGACAGGATCTCTTTCAGGAAATCAATGTGAAAACCCCCTCCCATAGGGGTGTAGCCGACTCCAAAAAAGACTTCAAGGAATCAGAAGACGAACAAGGCCTGTCGGTTGAAGAGAGTTCCCGTTATCTCGATCGTAACGTAGGTGTTGTGGTCAAGACAGTCGAAGATTACAGTTCCTTGCTTCAAAACGATGGAGTAGCGCATATTCTAGCTCTACAACCATGGTTTTACTTGACCAATAAACCGATTAACGAGAAAGAAAAAATCATAACTGAAATGGAAGGATATCGCCAATATTATGGGGTCCCTTCTGATAAGGTGTATAAACTGTTGATTGAGAAACTTGTTGAGAGCGCCCAAAAAAAGGGATACTTCTTGATAGATTTTTCACAGTATTTTGATGACGTTTCCGAATGGGTTTTCACTGATTGGTGTCATTTGACCGCAGGCGCTAATTATCTGCTGGCCAAGGAATTATGTGATGTTGTCAAGGAGCGTTTCTTGGGCAAACCTCTTGGGCCCGGAGATTCGACTGAGAACAAGGACAGTTTTTTTTGGGATCTAGTAGCGGGTAGCGAGGTCCTGAGTGCCCCACCTTCGGCAAATCCTATGTCTGGTCCGCAGAATTTCCAGAGAGGATATCCGGGGGAAGCGCTTTACGTTTCATCTAAGCTAGACGAAAATCTCAAGCCCGAGATTGTTCTGGATTTCCAGCAGACTTACAATATCAGTCGTCTCAGGATTGTTTGGGGCGACGAGCGATCAACACCTGAGGAATGGCTTATTGAAGTTTCAGAGGACAACAACAACTGGAAACATTTTTGTTCAGGTTCTAACAAGGACACAGATAACTACTCTCGTTGGCCTGGATTTGAATATTATGGTTCCGAACCTGTTCAGGCTCGTTTCGTAAGATACAGGCAGATCAAGATGTCTGAACCCGTTATCAAGCTAAGGACATGGAATTTGTTCAGGTAG
- a CDS encoding hemerythrin domain-containing protein, giving the protein MQPRGPLMIEHRLIERILVHFRAELERIAITGKTDPVFVDIAVDFFRTYGDRTHHGKEEEILFRELGKKNMSETDGRIMQELISDHVIGRSVTSELVAANKRYRTGDEAALSIITDKLAFLADFYPRHIEKEDKVFFPSMMRYLSDTDQQLMLQEFWEFDRKMIHEKYRLVVESLT; this is encoded by the coding sequence ATGCAGCCGCGTGGTCCACTGATGATAGAGCATCGACTTATTGAGAGAATTCTGGTTCATTTCAGAGCGGAACTTGAAAGGATAGCTATTACAGGAAAAACAGACCCGGTTTTTGTTGATATTGCTGTGGATTTTTTCCGTACCTATGGTGATAGGACCCACCACGGCAAAGAAGAAGAAATATTGTTCCGGGAACTCGGCAAGAAAAATATGTCCGAAACTGATGGCCGAATAATGCAAGAATTGATCAGTGATCACGTAATAGGTCGATCCGTTACCTCTGAATTGGTGGCTGCGAACAAACGTTATCGAACCGGGGATGAAGCCGCCTTGAGTATAATTACCGATAAACTGGCGTTTCTGGCGGATTTTTATCCTCGTCACATTGAAAAAGAAGATAAAGTCTTTTTTCCCTCAATGATGAGATACCTCTCCGACACGGACCAACAGCTAATGCTTCAAGAATTCTGGGAATTTGACAGGAAGATGATTCATGAAAAGTATAGATTGGTAGTCGAATCACTCACATAA
- a CDS encoding 2-hydroxyacyl-CoA dehydratase family protein, with translation MAEQQKQARAQIAATAQMKKIMASHFLEIDEAKKTGKQKVAWCTSVGPAELLHAMGFLVYYPENHGALLGATRMATDVIPLANAVGYSPDICSYLTADVGAYLQGITPLTKAYGIQSIPKADVLVYNTNQCRDVQDWFSFYAREWNVPIVGIHTHRNIREVNDYHVADIVAQMKSMIPTLEQVSGNKFDIDKLREVIRLSLQCTKLWRQVLECGAAVPAPLTFFDSTIHMGPAVVLRGKPEAIEYYHLLIDELKDRIKNKQGAIPGERHRLYWDGMPVWGKLRELSDQFFGLKTSVVASTYCNSWIFDAFDANKPFESMAEAYTELFIVRDESYKEWYMDNWIKNFHIDGVIFHDAKTCPNNSNNRYSLPQRMAKRLGLPTLVIHGDLNDLRCYSDEQTRTNIEAFVEQLDQG, from the coding sequence GTGGCGGAACAACAAAAACAGGCTCGTGCGCAAATTGCGGCAACGGCGCAAATGAAAAAGATAATGGCGTCACATTTTCTTGAAATAGATGAGGCCAAGAAAACCGGAAAACAGAAAGTCGCCTGGTGCACCTCAGTTGGGCCTGCTGAATTATTGCACGCCATGGGTTTCCTCGTCTACTACCCAGAAAATCATGGGGCGCTCCTAGGAGCGACCAGAATGGCTACCGATGTCATCCCGCTCGCCAACGCCGTAGGCTATTCTCCCGATATTTGTTCATATCTGACTGCCGACGTAGGAGCGTATCTTCAAGGTATCACTCCATTAACAAAAGCCTATGGGATTCAAAGTATCCCCAAGGCCGACGTCCTGGTCTACAACACCAACCAGTGCCGAGACGTCCAGGACTGGTTTTCCTTCTATGCCCGTGAATGGAATGTTCCCATAGTTGGGATACATACACATCGCAACATACGTGAGGTTAACGACTACCACGTGGCTGACATTGTCGCTCAGATGAAGTCAATGATCCCTACGTTGGAGCAAGTCTCCGGAAACAAGTTTGACATTGACAAGTTGCGAGAAGTCATCCGTTTATCTTTGCAATGCACTAAATTGTGGCGTCAGGTGCTCGAATGTGGAGCGGCGGTACCCGCCCCATTGACGTTTTTTGACTCCACAATTCACATGGGCCCTGCGGTAGTCCTGAGGGGTAAACCGGAGGCAATTGAATACTATCATCTCCTTATAGATGAGTTGAAAGACCGGATCAAAAACAAACAAGGGGCCATCCCAGGGGAAAGACATCGATTATATTGGGACGGAATGCCGGTGTGGGGAAAACTCCGGGAGTTAAGTGACCAATTCTTTGGGTTGAAAACCAGCGTTGTAGCATCAACATACTGTAATAGCTGGATATTTGACGCGTTTGATGCCAACAAACCATTCGAATCGATGGCGGAAGCATATACCGAGTTGTTCATTGTACGGGATGAATCATACAAAGAATGGTACATGGACAACTGGATAAAGAATTTCCATATTGACGGCGTAATCTTTCATGACGCCAAGACCTGCCCAAACAATTCTAACAACAGGTATTCATTGCCACAACGCATGGCCAAACGCCTCGGACTACCCACGCTAGTAATTCATGGTGATCTAAATGATCTCCGATGTTATTCGGACGAACAGACCAGAACCAATATTGAGGCGTTTGTCGAACAGCTCGATCAAGGATGA
- a CDS encoding acyl-CoA dehydratase activase gives MVCEFAGGIDVGSCTTKSVVLNNQGNIVGSHVLYSGTDFQEAANTAWREAIAQAGQDISAPIPVFSTGYGRNSVSFSVNSLTEISCHARGCLHYFKGPMTVVDIGGQDNKIIKLNSQGKRVSFKMNRKCAAGTGAFLEEMSLRLRLPMAALNDLAKSADGEVALGSYCTVFSGTEVLEKIKSGAAVDRIVRGLFHSVVKRILEMDTLTDTVVMTGGVIEHNPFLIDLLKTHIQNQVVTPPHPQIMGALGAALYALEDCRQTED, from the coding sequence TTGGTCTGTGAGTTTGCCGGGGGAATCGACGTTGGTTCCTGCACTACAAAATCCGTCGTTCTCAATAATCAAGGTAATATCGTGGGAAGCCACGTGCTTTACTCCGGCACTGACTTTCAGGAAGCGGCGAATACGGCATGGAGAGAGGCGATAGCCCAGGCCGGGCAAGACATTAGCGCGCCTATCCCCGTTTTTTCAACCGGTTACGGTCGTAATAGCGTAAGTTTTTCCGTCAATAGCCTCACAGAAATTTCCTGTCACGCTCGCGGATGTCTTCATTATTTCAAAGGCCCAATGACTGTCGTTGATATCGGGGGTCAAGACAATAAAATCATAAAGCTAAACTCGCAGGGGAAGCGTGTAAGTTTCAAGATGAACAGAAAATGCGCCGCCGGAACAGGCGCTTTCCTTGAAGAAATGTCTTTACGCCTTCGTCTGCCCATGGCTGCATTGAACGATCTAGCTAAAAGCGCTGACGGCGAAGTGGCTCTCGGCAGTTATTGCACTGTGTTCTCCGGCACTGAGGTTTTGGAGAAGATCAAATCAGGCGCGGCTGTAGATAGAATCGTTAGGGGCCTCTTCCATTCCGTAGTCAAAAGAATTCTGGAAATGGACACCTTGACGGACACCGTTGTAATGACGGGCGGAGTAATCGAACATAATCCATTTCTTATAGATCTGTTGAAAACTCATATACAAAATCAAGTCGTCACACCACCTCATCCCCAGATAATGGGCGCGCTTGGCGCGGCGCTTTACGCCCTTGAAGATTGCCGGCAGACGGAGGATTGA
- a CDS encoding metallophosphoesterase family protein has protein sequence MRMVIFSDVHSNLEALEAFLEEADVKGADSLFCLGDSIGYGPNPNECLELLRGLGNATVLLGNHEWSAMNLAESEWGMNPVAFRAIVWTSQRLTGDNFAYISNLPLMAEWNSYCFYHSSAFEPEKWDYIRPGQRFKSKMCLDFAPRRIVCVGHTHQPMLLDDNGDQVLFMSLFSDGTTYLDTGESRLILNPGSIGQPRGGRSDPSYITYDSETRKIVWRRLLNYNPSVTAEKMLSFGLPAELAYYLTGLRQ, from the coding sequence ATGCGGATGGTAATCTTTAGCGATGTGCATTCAAATCTTGAAGCTCTTGAAGCGTTTCTGGAGGAGGCTGATGTTAAAGGAGCGGACAGTCTGTTCTGTCTAGGGGATTCGATAGGATACGGCCCGAATCCGAATGAGTGTCTGGAACTTTTACGGGGCCTTGGAAACGCCACTGTTTTGTTGGGCAATCACGAGTGGTCGGCCATGAATCTTGCAGAATCTGAGTGGGGAATGAATCCCGTTGCTTTCAGGGCTATAGTCTGGACATCCCAAAGACTTACTGGAGACAATTTCGCCTACATAAGCAACTTGCCCCTAATGGCGGAATGGAATTCTTACTGTTTTTATCACTCTTCAGCGTTTGAACCCGAAAAATGGGATTACATACGGCCCGGACAGAGGTTCAAATCAAAAATGTGTCTCGATTTTGCTCCCCGTAGGATCGTTTGTGTCGGACATACGCATCAGCCGATGCTGCTTGATGACAATGGAGATCAGGTCCTCTTTATGAGCCTTTTTTCAGATGGAACAACTTATCTGGACACGGGAGAATCAAGACTTATCCTCAATCCTGGCAGCATCGGTCAACCCAGGGGTGGCCGCTCCGATCCCAGCTATATCACCTATGACAGTGAAACCAGGAAAATAGTTTGGCGTCGACTTTTAAACTACAATCCATCCGTAACCGCTGAGAAAATGCTCTCATTTGGACTTCCTGCTGAACTGGCCTATTACTTGACTGGCCTACGTCAGTAG
- a CDS encoding dihydropteroate synthase: MIFVADNLHGLNPVVSEAMKNLDPEPIRHLLQRIEESGAQMVDVNPGHLPKRYEDRMRFLVETVQENCGMKLILDSPNPRLIELGLSVCESKPIINAISMERVKLERILPLAAESGCDLVILLMDEFSFSPPSVEEKISLALQINTHCSVANIPLERLIFDPILPSLSWDDSWFRMGSAIKTIRLLAAGAIFGEPVKTVVGLSNLRSGYRRRQPIGIDITCLGMLAGAGLDYAMLDALDSRLLHSFELIETMS; the protein is encoded by the coding sequence ATGATTTTCGTGGCCGACAATCTACACGGCCTAAATCCGGTAGTTAGTGAAGCGATGAAGAACCTGGATCCTGAGCCGATTCGACATTTACTCCAGAGGATCGAAGAATCGGGCGCACAGATGGTTGACGTTAATCCGGGGCACTTGCCCAAGCGCTACGAAGATCGTATGAGGTTTCTTGTGGAGACCGTTCAGGAAAATTGCGGAATGAAGTTGATTCTCGATAGCCCCAACCCGAGATTGATAGAGCTAGGGCTTTCAGTATGCGAGTCAAAACCTATCATTAATGCTATTTCAATGGAAAGAGTAAAGCTTGAACGCATACTGCCTTTAGCTGCGGAGAGTGGCTGCGATCTGGTAATATTGCTGATGGACGAATTCTCATTCAGTCCTCCAAGTGTTGAAGAAAAGATTTCCCTGGCTCTTCAAATTAATACACACTGTTCGGTTGCAAACATCCCATTGGAAAGATTGATTTTTGACCCGATCCTCCCTAGCTTGAGTTGGGACGATTCCTGGTTTCGCATGGGCTCTGCCATAAAAACGATTAGGCTTCTGGCCGCGGGAGCGATTTTCGGTGAGCCGGTGAAGACCGTAGTGGGGCTGTCGAACCTTAGAAGCGGTTACAGGAGGCGCCAACCGATTGGTATCGATATCACTTGTCTTGGAATGCTTGCCGGCGCGGGTTTGGATTATGCTATGCTTGACGCTCTTGATTCACGTTTGCTGCATAGTTTTGAGTTAATAGAAACGATGAGCTAA